A window of Actinobacillus suis ATCC 33415 contains these coding sequences:
- the pgaC gene encoding poly-beta-1,6-N-acetyl-D-glucosamine synthase, whose amino-acid sequence MILEVLSLFVFAYPAVMAFYWAVAGGAYFLFKEKLKVPPKFSEMKKEDVPLVSLMIPCYNESDNLDEAVPHLLNLKYPNYELIFINDGSRDNTGELIDKWAKTDSRIVALHQKNSGKASALNNGLKIAKGKYVGCIDGDAVLDYMALDYMVQALESNTEYGAVTGNPRVRNRSTILGRLQVSEFSSIIGLIKRAQCLMGTIFTVSGVCCLFRKDVMHEIGGWSTNMITEDIDVSWKIQTSGYDIFYEPRALCWVLMPETIKGLFNQRLRWAQGGAETMMKYFPKIWHLKNRRLWPMFAEYIITAIWAISLVSAMIASVYQFAADGNVSFINWGSLKPSMAILFIAFFAQLSISLYIDNRYERGVVKYAFSCIWYPWWYWMLNTVTLLCGIPKAIFRNKSRLAVWTSPDRGV is encoded by the coding sequence ATGATTCTAGAAGTATTGAGTTTATTTGTATTTGCGTATCCTGCTGTAATGGCGTTTTATTGGGCTGTTGCAGGGGGAGCTTATTTCCTATTTAAGGAAAAATTAAAAGTTCCGCCTAAATTCAGTGAGATGAAAAAAGAAGATGTGCCTTTAGTCAGTTTGATGATTCCTTGCTATAACGAATCAGATAATTTAGACGAAGCCGTTCCACATTTATTGAATTTAAAATATCCAAATTATGAACTGATTTTTATCAATGACGGCAGTCGTGATAATACCGGTGAGTTAATTGATAAATGGGCGAAAACCGATAGCCGTATCGTTGCTTTACACCAGAAAAATTCCGGTAAAGCGAGTGCATTAAACAATGGTTTAAAAATTGCGAAAGGCAAATACGTAGGATGTATTGACGGTGATGCGGTATTGGATTACATGGCATTGGATTATATGGTACAGGCATTGGAATCTAATACTGAATACGGTGCGGTAACAGGTAACCCTCGTGTACGTAATCGCAGCACCATTTTAGGACGTTTACAAGTTTCTGAATTCAGTTCTATTATTGGGTTAATTAAACGTGCTCAATGTTTAATGGGGACAATTTTTACTGTATCCGGCGTATGCTGCTTATTCCGCAAAGACGTTATGCATGAAATTGGTGGTTGGAGTACCAATATGATCACCGAGGATATAGATGTAAGTTGGAAAATTCAGACCTCCGGCTACGATATTTTTTATGAGCCTCGAGCATTATGTTGGGTGTTAATGCCGGAAACGATTAAAGGATTATTTAATCAACGCCTCCGTTGGGCACAAGGTGGTGCAGAGACGATGATGAAATATTTTCCTAAAATTTGGCACCTGAAAAATCGCCGTTTATGGCCGATGTTTGCCGAATATATTATTACCGCAATTTGGGCAATCTCATTGGTTAGTGCAATGATTGCAAGCGTATATCAATTTGCTGCAGATGGTAATGTAAGTTTTATTAATTGGGGCTCGTTAAAGCCGAGTATGGCAATTTTATTTATTGCGTTTTTTGCTCAATTAAGTATCAGTCTCTATATTGATAACCGTTATGAACGAGGGGTAGTGAAGTACGCTTTCTCATGCATATGGTATCCATGGTGGTATTGGATGTTAAATACGGTCACATTGTTATGTGGCATTCCTAAAGCCATTTTCCGTAATAAATCGAGATTAGCAGTATGGACAAGCCCAGATAGAGGAGTATAA
- the pgaB gene encoding poly-beta-1,6-N-acetyl-D-glucosamine N-deacetylase PgaB produces the protein MILKKLGQTLAVCFSLFFAKAFAADTYSVLAYHSVVDESAPKDKRLYVSQTITAQQLISHFNWFKAQGYNVVSWQQVMDAEQGKTTLPPKAVLISFDDGYETMYSVIYPLLKAYNYPAVFAPVSSWIDTPMGGKIQYGNEKLDRAKYFTTWQQIDEMQNSGLVEIASHTHDLHHGVKANPGGSQLAAMIAPEYKNGKYETEAQYKSRLLNDMKMSVNLIKKHTGKAPRVMVWPYGAFNDAAIELAKQAGMSYHFTLKEKVNHVGDTHIGRFLIDAESNFAVIADYLNRTQDTENESTVQRELHINLDYVYNSDPAVFKANYDALISRVAQYGVTAVYLKAYSDPDKDGIMDGTYFPNPHLPVKADIFSQVAWQLRTRAGVKIYAWMPASIESLPMHIRNEDVMKSLYKHLSLYSKGDGLFFDGKIGKDKWSSNDAASIAFTKELKSAAEPYLFFGTRHQKLSRNINPSEKDFIQDLVVFSKEYDGVLIDARPYSLGGVTNAEEAKSWLKDIAHIVKDSGVSSKKVLFDFSIVNPKTSENTSTKELISWIKVLEHNGIMSFGYYPNRYLFDETVLKEMKPYVSGNRDITRK, from the coding sequence ATGATATTGAAAAAACTCGGTCAGACATTAGCGGTCTGTTTTTCGCTATTTTTTGCAAAGGCATTTGCTGCCGATACATATAGCGTTCTCGCTTATCACTCGGTTGTCGATGAAAGTGCGCCTAAGGATAAACGTCTTTATGTTTCACAAACTATTACCGCACAACAGCTGATTTCACATTTTAACTGGTTTAAAGCACAAGGTTACAATGTGGTGAGTTGGCAGCAAGTAATGGATGCGGAACAAGGAAAAACGACTTTACCGCCGAAAGCCGTCTTAATTTCTTTTGATGATGGTTATGAAACCATGTATAGCGTGATTTATCCATTGTTAAAAGCATATAACTATCCGGCTGTTTTTGCACCGGTGTCAAGTTGGATTGACACTCCGATGGGCGGAAAAATTCAATACGGTAATGAAAAATTGGATCGTGCTAAGTATTTCACGACTTGGCAGCAAATTGATGAGATGCAAAATAGTGGCTTAGTCGAAATCGCTTCACATACGCATGATTTACACCATGGCGTGAAAGCTAATCCTGGTGGTAGCCAACTTGCTGCGATGATTGCGCCGGAGTACAAAAACGGTAAATATGAGACGGAAGCTCAGTATAAGTCCCGTCTGTTAAACGATATGAAAATGTCGGTTAATCTTATTAAAAAGCATACAGGTAAAGCACCAAGAGTAATGGTGTGGCCATATGGTGCATTTAATGATGCAGCGATTGAATTAGCGAAGCAAGCGGGTATGTCTTATCACTTTACATTGAAAGAGAAAGTAAATCATGTTGGTGATACACATATTGGCCGCTTCTTAATTGATGCAGAGTCTAATTTTGCCGTGATTGCGGATTATCTAAATCGCACACAAGATACAGAGAACGAATCTACGGTTCAACGTGAGCTGCATATTAATTTAGACTATGTGTATAACTCAGATCCTGCGGTGTTTAAAGCAAATTATGATGCATTGATTAGCCGTGTAGCACAGTATGGTGTAACGGCGGTGTATCTGAAAGCATATTCGGATCCAGATAAAGACGGCATTATGGACGGGACGTATTTCCCTAATCCACATTTGCCGGTTAAAGCGGATATCTTCAGCCAAGTTGCTTGGCAATTACGTACACGAGCAGGCGTTAAAATTTACGCTTGGATGCCAGCTTCAATTGAGAGCTTGCCAATGCATATTCGTAATGAGGATGTGATGAAATCGTTATATAAACATCTTTCTCTTTACTCTAAAGGAGACGGTTTATTCTTTGACGGTAAAATTGGTAAAGATAAATGGAGTAGTAATGATGCAGCCTCTATTGCATTTACCAAAGAGCTTAAATCAGCAGCTGAGCCCTATCTATTTTTCGGTACACGTCATCAAAAGTTATCAAGAAATATTAATCCGAGCGAAAAGGATTTTATCCAAGATTTGGTGGTGTTCAGTAAAGAATATGATGGGGTATTAATTGATGCCAGACCATATTCTTTAGGTGGAGTAACAAATGCTGAAGAAGCAAAAAGCTGGCTAAAAGATATCGCTCATATCGTTAAAGATTCCGGTGTTTCAAGTAAGAAAGTATTATTTGATTTCTCTATTGTGAATCCAAAAACTTCTGAAAATACTTCAACAAAAGAATTAATCAGTTGGATTAAGGTATTAGAACATAATGGAATCATGAGTTTCGGCTATTATCCGAATCGCTATTTATTTGATGAAACCGTCTTAAAAGAAATGAAACCTTATGTTTCTGGTAATAGAGATATCACAAGGAAGTAG
- a CDS encoding D-hexose-6-phosphate mutarotase, with translation MKTEFIRQISQGISLEKCHELYVIRVTHKLGAAVVALQGAQLLSWQPAAAKQDVLWLSEIEPFQKGNAIRGGVPICYPWFGSVKSPSHGTARIREWSLSHYEMDEEYAYLEFSLYDEQNIIEAKIEMAFNQECHLIFTHYAEQEAQAALHSYFNVADIQQTEVKGLPHECFDSLTKQFVQVPSPRKIHENVDCIYSAEQSINRIEDAANQRTIQIEHIDASDIVLWNPWHKATSAMSETGYQTMLCVETARINRKLQQGESFEVIFKLV, from the coding sequence ATGAAAACCGAATTTATTCGTCAAATCAGCCAAGGTATTAGCCTCGAGAAATGTCATGAGTTATATGTGATTCGTGTTACACATAAGTTAGGAGCAGCAGTAGTGGCTTTACAAGGCGCACAATTATTAAGTTGGCAACCGGCTGCGGCGAAACAAGATGTGTTATGGCTTTCGGAGATTGAACCGTTCCAAAAAGGCAATGCGATTCGTGGCGGTGTGCCGATTTGTTATCCGTGGTTCGGTTCGGTAAAAAGTCCGTCACATGGCACGGCTCGCATTCGTGAGTGGTCACTCAGCCATTATGAAATGGATGAGGAATATGCCTATTTAGAATTTTCGCTCTATGACGAACAAAATATTATCGAAGCGAAAATTGAAATGGCGTTTAACCAAGAATGTCATTTGATTTTCACTCATTATGCAGAGCAAGAAGCACAGGCGGCATTGCATAGCTATTTCAATGTGGCGGATATTCAGCAAACCGAAGTGAAAGGTTTACCGCATGAATGTTTTGATTCGCTGACTAAACAATTTGTACAAGTGCCTTCACCACGTAAAATCCATGAAAATGTGGATTGCATTTATAGCGCGGAGCAGTCTATTAATCGTATTGAAGATGCGGCAAATCAACGCACGATTCAAATTGAGCATATTGATGCGAGCGATATTGTGTTGTGGAACCCGTGGCATAAAGCGACAAGTGCGATGAGCGAAACCGGTTATCAAACAATGTTATGTGTCGAAACAGCACGTATAAATCGCAAGTTGCAACAGGGCGAAAGCTTTGAAGTGATTTTTAAATTAGTTTAA
- the pgaA gene encoding poly-beta-1,6 N-acetyl-D-glucosamine export porin PgaA, whose protein sequence is MGIKFNHVVLALLSTTAANTVFANQSPIDVKREEIVIFARQGDSQLEQAITQMSALYKKTQDQKVRDDLIALMVRKGQFKEATQVCSRCNVNSFSESELENLAKAYRTSQNLPKSLQLYAKLRNSYPQNPNGLLGSALVETELGKYQDAQTHLAQYKQKFGADDGYKDASSFLLDQTEPELAKLGRWQDQIKANPSNHKLAVQLYRLAAKLNVHPVQAQLVQTYPELFTEKDKAWLEHSEVISTVKGNGSLRKAELQTAYKRLTQVINTAAQENPLYQQAIQDRLAIANRLNSNALVREDYQRLIKLDKGIPDYVKEAYADTLLREGSAFKALDIYQELEAKERVQHNAVSTALLFKLISASSDAGYFQQAQDYQDQIRESETIWDFTHTTRLSNPNYERAYYNQVNLHNWRGDKTTAIEKLVDRLMHLVPGDPWTMLALSDLESSRNNHDRANFLADKASHFLGESDQGAYKNQRANIALSQGNLRKARQLIDSYTAEEREAAESVLKNYEDARRGSFSASFGVLHQTAPKNKSSNETVQEYYLNSPKSADGHYAYVHYAEDKVPTEDTVLKQRRIGVGTNVNLYPVNVNIEAGKGIKLHDKGYLSLATSYQFNQRWRFDLSGNLNGSGTPIKAINQGVYTKDIGFGTTYTYRDLFRIGAGINAMKFDDGNLRKSFYAWASTETFRKDRWALTNNLRFDYQRNKETASAWYYNPLKSRNIEFGADLSYWQPMNYGLALTHHIRANAGQYKQQGHKAERSWSLSYGHDWRITKKVSLSYEIGRKKNIYDGDAEFNNYGNVNLSYSF, encoded by the coding sequence ATGGGTATCAAATTTAATCACGTTGTGCTTGCCCTCCTCTCAACTACAGCAGCAAATACGGTTTTTGCAAATCAATCGCCGATTGATGTTAAACGTGAAGAAATCGTTATTTTTGCACGTCAAGGAGATAGCCAGCTTGAGCAAGCTATTACTCAAATGTCGGCTTTATATAAAAAGACACAAGATCAAAAAGTTCGCGACGATTTAATCGCGTTGATGGTTCGAAAAGGTCAATTTAAAGAGGCGACTCAGGTCTGTTCGAGATGTAATGTAAATAGTTTCTCGGAAAGTGAGCTAGAAAATTTGGCAAAGGCATACCGCACAAGCCAGAATCTTCCAAAATCCCTTCAGTTATATGCGAAGCTACGCAATTCTTATCCTCAAAATCCGAATGGTCTGTTAGGCAGTGCGCTTGTTGAAACGGAATTAGGCAAATATCAAGATGCTCAAACCCATCTTGCTCAATATAAGCAAAAGTTTGGTGCTGATGACGGCTACAAGGACGCATCAAGTTTTCTATTGGATCAGACGGAGCCTGAATTAGCTAAGTTAGGACGTTGGCAAGACCAAATTAAAGCCAATCCGTCAAATCATAAATTGGCAGTACAGCTTTATCGGTTAGCGGCAAAATTGAATGTTCATCCCGTTCAAGCACAACTTGTGCAAACTTACCCAGAATTGTTTACGGAAAAAGATAAAGCTTGGCTAGAACATAGTGAAGTGATTTCTACCGTAAAAGGGAATGGTAGTTTGAGAAAAGCCGAGCTGCAAACCGCATATAAGCGTTTAACGCAAGTCATTAATACGGCGGCTCAAGAGAATCCGTTATATCAACAAGCAATTCAAGACCGTTTAGCAATTGCTAATCGTTTGAATAGTAATGCGCTGGTTAGAGAAGATTACCAAAGATTAATAAAATTAGATAAAGGCATTCCGGATTATGTGAAAGAAGCTTATGCGGATACGTTATTAAGAGAAGGCTCAGCATTTAAAGCCTTAGATATTTATCAAGAGTTGGAAGCAAAAGAACGAGTGCAGCACAATGCAGTGAGTACCGCATTGTTGTTTAAATTGATTAGTGCTTCAAGCGATGCCGGTTATTTCCAACAAGCGCAAGATTATCAAGATCAAATTCGTGAGAGTGAGACCATTTGGGATTTCACACATACGACCCGTTTAAGTAATCCAAACTATGAGCGAGCTTATTACAATCAGGTCAATCTGCATAACTGGCGTGGAGATAAAACAACAGCGATTGAAAAGTTAGTCGATAGATTGATGCATCTCGTGCCGGGTGATCCTTGGACAATGTTGGCATTAAGTGATTTGGAAAGCTCTCGTAATAACCATGATCGAGCAAATTTTTTAGCTGATAAAGCAAGTCATTTTTTAGGTGAAAGTGATCAAGGCGCTTATAAAAATCAGCGTGCAAATATTGCACTCAGTCAGGGAAATTTACGTAAAGCTCGTCAGCTGATAGACAGCTATACTGCGGAAGAGCGTGAAGCTGCAGAGTCGGTTTTAAAAAATTATGAAGATGCTCGTCGAGGCAGTTTTAGTGCTTCATTCGGAGTATTGCATCAGACTGCACCAAAAAATAAATCAAGTAATGAAACTGTACAAGAATATTATCTGAATTCACCGAAAAGCGCGGATGGACATTATGCTTATGTGCACTACGCAGAAGACAAGGTGCCAACAGAAGATACGGTGTTGAAACAGCGTCGTATCGGTGTCGGTACGAATGTGAATTTATATCCTGTTAACGTGAATATTGAAGCCGGTAAGGGGATTAAATTACACGATAAAGGTTATCTCTCATTAGCTACTTCTTATCAGTTTAATCAACGTTGGCGTTTTGATTTATCCGGTAACCTGAATGGTAGTGGAACACCGATTAAAGCGATTAACCAAGGGGTTTATACGAAAGATATCGGTTTTGGGACGACTTATACTTACCGTGATTTATTCCGTATCGGGGCGGGTATAAATGCAATGAAATTTGATGACGGTAATCTGCGTAAATCATTTTATGCGTGGGCTTCGACAGAAACATTCAGGAAAGATCGTTGGGCTTTAACTAATAATTTGCGTTTTGATTATCAACGCAATAAAGAGACCGCCTCTGCGTGGTATTACAACCCATTAAAAAGTCGCAATATAGAATTCGGTGCGGATCTAAGTTATTGGCAGCCGATGAATTACGGTCTGGCTTTAACACATCATATCCGAGCGAATGCGGGTCAATATAAGCAGCAAGGACACAAGGCGGAACGCTCCTGGTCTTTAAGCTACGGACATGATTGGCGTATTACTAAGAAAGTGAGTTTATCTTATGAGATTGGTCGTAAGAAAAATATCTACGATGGTGATGCGGAATTTAATAATTACGGTAACGTAAATCTTTCATATTCTTTTTAG
- a CDS encoding AMP-dependent synthetase/ligase: protein MNQLSDFHFVHRVRQQAKKLQNSTALRHKENGTWVDISWQDFQSQIDKVSLALLAHGIGIQDKIGIFAHNMPQWTIADLGALQIRAVTVPIYATNTAKQAELIINNADIKLLFVGDQEQLDVALEIAKNCPSLEKIIVMKPHLEGVLDNASSSCGWNDFLGKSSEKYRSELIRCLSSIQLDDLFTIIYTSGTTGTPKGVMLDFSNLAHQLQAHDLALPEVGPDDVSLSFLPFSHIFERAWVAYLLHKGATVCYLEDTNEVRTALAEVKPTLMCAVPRLFEKMYSAIFDKVKQAPFHRRALFRWALKQGKTFVHTQKATLAYKLANKLVLTKLRALLGGNIKMMPCGGAKLEPAIGEFFHSIGVNVKLGYGMTETTATVSCWTDRNFALNSIGTLMPNAEVKIGEDNEILVRGGMVMKGYYKNPEETAKAFTEDGFLRTGDAGALDEHGNLYITDRIKELMKTSNGKYIAPQYIEGKLAKDKFIEQIAVIADTKKYVSALIVPSFEALEEYAKQLNIRYHDRLELIKHSAVIQLFEKRIEELQQELAHFEQIKKFTLLPQAFSIHMEELTPTLKLRRKVILERYRPQIEAMYN from the coding sequence ATGAATCAGCTGTCAGACTTCCATTTCGTTCATCGAGTACGACAACAAGCAAAAAAGCTACAAAACTCGACCGCTTTACGCCATAAGGAAAATGGCACATGGGTGGATATTTCTTGGCAAGACTTTCAATCACAGATTGATAAAGTTTCTCTCGCATTACTAGCTCATGGTATTGGAATACAAGATAAAATTGGCATCTTTGCTCACAATATGCCGCAATGGACTATAGCGGATCTAGGTGCGTTACAGATTCGTGCCGTAACCGTACCCATTTATGCGACAAATACCGCCAAACAAGCTGAATTAATTATTAATAATGCGGACATCAAACTCTTGTTCGTAGGAGATCAAGAACAGCTTGATGTGGCATTAGAAATTGCTAAAAACTGTCCTTCGCTCGAGAAAATCATTGTCATGAAACCTCATCTTGAGGGAGTGCTTGACAATGCTTCTTCATCGTGTGGTTGGAATGATTTCTTAGGAAAAAGTTCCGAAAAATACCGCTCTGAACTCATCCGATGTCTAAGCAGCATCCAGCTCGATGATTTATTTACCATAATTTATACTTCGGGAACGACTGGTACACCTAAAGGTGTGATGTTGGACTTCTCAAACCTTGCTCACCAGCTACAAGCACACGATTTAGCCTTACCTGAGGTAGGACCTGATGATGTATCACTGTCATTCTTACCTTTTTCGCATATTTTCGAACGGGCTTGGGTCGCTTATTTATTACATAAAGGCGCAACCGTCTGCTATTTGGAAGACACCAACGAAGTACGTACAGCATTAGCCGAAGTCAAACCAACGTTAATGTGTGCCGTTCCTCGTTTATTCGAAAAAATGTATAGCGCTATTTTTGATAAAGTAAAACAAGCGCCTTTTCATCGCCGAGCATTATTTCGCTGGGCGCTAAAACAAGGAAAAACTTTTGTTCATACACAAAAAGCCACATTAGCCTACAAACTAGCAAATAAATTAGTTCTAACAAAATTAAGAGCGCTATTAGGCGGAAACATCAAAATGATGCCTTGCGGTGGGGCAAAATTAGAACCGGCTATCGGCGAATTCTTCCATAGCATCGGTGTTAATGTGAAACTAGGCTATGGTATGACGGAAACAACCGCTACTGTTTCTTGCTGGACGGATCGTAACTTTGCTTTAAATTCCATTGGAACGCTAATGCCGAATGCCGAGGTAAAAATCGGTGAAGATAATGAAATTCTGGTGCGTGGAGGAATGGTGATGAAAGGCTATTATAAAAACCCGGAAGAAACTGCTAAAGCCTTCACCGAAGACGGCTTCTTGCGTACCGGAGATGCCGGCGCATTGGATGAACATGGTAACCTGTATATTACTGATCGTATTAAAGAGCTGATGAAGACCTCAAACGGCAAATACATTGCTCCGCAATATATCGAAGGTAAATTGGCTAAAGATAAATTTATTGAACAAATTGCAGTGATTGCAGACACCAAAAAATACGTCTCGGCACTGATTGTGCCTTCATTCGAGGCTTTGGAAGAATATGCTAAACAATTGAATATCAGATATCATGACCGCCTTGAATTAATCAAGCATTCGGCAGTTATTCAATTATTTGAAAAACGCATTGAAGAGTTACAACAAGAGCTTGCCCATTTCGAACAAATTAAAAAGTTCACCTTACTGCCGCAAGCTTTTAGTATCCATATGGAAGAACTCACCCCAACGCTTAAATTACGCCGTAAGGTCATTTTGGAACGCTATCGTCCACAAATTGAAGCGATGTATAACTAG
- a CDS encoding site-specific recombinase: protein MPKIKLNETTLLPFITQQIEQNDAFTLLNGLCQWLRAGKPEQAVEKLEFFTNLLKQQPELAQAVATLICRWLCQLRLYPILVSSGILGRQGFGREMRNRLYEKLNPSFKDVNDLRDVFILLFCDRHDEEWVNAIPTKSWLNFLNTLDRSVSEQDRTWLYEHIRHEGLFAIKMLSIWIAAEDLEPELIRLDPTLLDADSPFVALQKEVFQWLEARRQNQYYDDSHLQVMFGQSRELVDRLQKKGSTAGSSLGVAHLLERLSQTLDRLSMLMELFSTNRVARLRVLQITKMLAEASAKQHSISDLWKQSVKMLSRSITQHTSDHGEHYITRDKKEYFSMFYSAAGGGVLIALMALFKVYLGGMIDDKVWKGIAEGLNYGIGFTVIFMLHFTVATKQPAMTAARFAEAVERNPQGRAVNMKLAQLLVDVLRSQSIAVLGNVIVSMSVAALIAYGYAKHTGEALLDSEMVQYQLNSIDPTKGTLWFAAIAGLWLFCSGIISGYFDNRSNYLNTRMRLRQHPWLKAILPLSIREKFADYVHDNAGSIIGNLGFGMLLGITGVIGYWLGLPLDIRHVAFSSANVGYAVVSESLGWQVLLQSICFVLMIGAVNLIVSFSLTLWIALRSRNTEIDSWREILKCLWEIIRKRPLSLLLPVQLNK, encoded by the coding sequence ATGCCAAAAATAAAACTTAATGAAACGACACTTTTACCCTTTATTACCCAGCAAATCGAACAAAACGACGCTTTTACTTTACTGAACGGTTTATGTCAGTGGCTTAGAGCCGGCAAGCCGGAACAAGCGGTCGAAAAATTAGAATTTTTTACCAATTTACTTAAGCAACAGCCGGAACTAGCTCAAGCAGTTGCGACATTGATTTGCCGTTGGCTTTGCCAGTTACGTTTATATCCGATTTTAGTCAGTAGCGGCATTTTGGGGCGCCAAGGTTTCGGGCGTGAAATGCGTAATCGCTTATATGAGAAACTCAATCCGTCATTTAAAGACGTGAATGATTTACGTGATGTATTTATTCTGCTGTTTTGCGATCGCCATGATGAGGAATGGGTTAATGCCATTCCGACTAAAAGTTGGTTAAATTTCCTCAATACTTTAGATCGCAGCGTAAGCGAACAGGATAGAACTTGGCTGTATGAACATATTCGTCACGAAGGGTTATTTGCGATCAAAATGCTCTCGATTTGGATTGCGGCAGAGGATTTGGAACCGGAGTTAATTCGCTTAGATCCAACATTGCTGGATGCGGATTCGCCTTTTGTCGCATTGCAAAAAGAGGTCTTTCAATGGTTGGAGGCTCGTCGTCAAAATCAATACTATGACGATAGCCATTTACAGGTGATGTTTGGTCAATCGCGTGAATTGGTGGATCGCTTACAGAAAAAAGGATCAACAGCCGGCTCATCACTTGGCGTGGCGCATTTGCTTGAGCGTTTAAGCCAGACCTTAGACCGTTTATCCATGTTGATGGAATTATTTTCTACCAACCGTGTTGCTCGTTTGCGCGTGTTACAAATTACCAAAATGTTGGCGGAAGCTTCGGCAAAGCAACACAGTATTTCCGATTTATGGAAACAAAGCGTCAAAATGCTTTCTCGCAGTATTACCCAACATACCAGTGATCACGGCGAACACTATATTACCCGTGATAAAAAAGAATATTTCAGTATGTTTTATTCCGCTGCCGGTGGTGGTGTGCTGATTGCGCTGATGGCGCTATTTAAAGTGTATCTAGGCGGAATGATTGACGATAAAGTCTGGAAAGGTATTGCGGAAGGTTTGAACTACGGTATCGGTTTTACCGTTATCTTTATGTTGCATTTTACCGTAGCGACCAAGCAGCCGGCGATGACTGCCGCACGTTTTGCCGAGGCGGTCGAGCGCAACCCGCAGGGCAGAGCAGTGAATATGAAACTGGCGCAATTGCTGGTGGATGTACTGCGTTCACAAAGTATTGCGGTATTGGGGAATGTGATTGTATCGATGAGTGTGGCGGCATTGATTGCCTATGGCTATGCTAAACATACCGGCGAAGCGCTATTAGACAGTGAAATGGTGCAATATCAGCTAAATTCGATTGACCCGACTAAAGGAACGTTATGGTTTGCGGCAATTGCCGGTTTGTGGTTATTCTGCTCGGGGATTATTTCCGGTTACTTTGATAACCGCAGCAACTATTTAAATACCCGTATGCGTTTAAGACAGCACCCGTGGTTAAAAGCGATTTTGCCGTTATCCATCCGAGAGAAATTTGCTGACTATGTGCATGATAATGCAGGTTCGATTATCGGTAACTTAGGATTCGGTATGTTGCTTGGTATTACCGGTGTGATTGGTTATTGGTTAGGATTACCGCTTGATATTCGCCATGTTGCCTTTTCTTCGGCGAATGTCGGCTATGCGGTGGTGAGTGAATCATTAGGCTGGCAAGTGTTACTGCAAAGCATCTGCTTTGTGTTAATGATCGGTGCGGTTAACTTGATTGTCAGTTTCTCTCTAACGCTATGGATTGCGCTGCGTTCACGCAATACCGAAATTGATAGCTGGCGGGAAATTTTAAAATGCTTATGGGAAATTATCCGTAAGCGCCCGTTAAGTTTACTGTTACCGGTTCAGTTGAATAAGTAG
- a CDS encoding peptidyl-prolyl cis-trans isomerase, whose amino-acid sequence MPAQQLQKLMIINKTKQLGWKIRLKSMFLTALTWAVWLSMAFMVYEYRQHILDNPVLDVYYIGEVILIMFAIVFALIFCTICWSFLAKSRRKRH is encoded by the coding sequence ATGCCAGCACAACAATTACAAAAGCTAATGATCATCAATAAAACAAAACAGCTCGGGTGGAAGATTCGCTTAAAAAGTATGTTTTTGACAGCTTTAACCTGGGCGGTTTGGTTATCTATGGCATTTATGGTTTATGAATACCGACAACATATTTTAGATAACCCGGTATTAGATGTTTACTATATCGGTGAAGTTATTCTAATTATGTTTGCAATCGTATTCGCTCTTATTTTTTGTACCATTTGTTGGTCATTCTTAGCGAAAAGCAGACGTAAGCGTCATTGA